The Streptomyces sp. NBC_00286 nucleotide sequence CAGGCGCCGGCCGAGGTGCATGTCCCGCAGCCCGAGGCCGAGTTCCCGGTCCACGTGGACACCGCGATCTCCCAGGAGGTCGTGAAGCGGATCGCCGAGTCGCAGGTCAACATCCCCGATCACATCACCGTCCACCCGCGCCTGATGCCGCAGATGCAGCGCCGCGCGGCGATGATCGAGGACGGCACGATCGACTGGGGCATGGGCGAGACCCTGGCCTTCGGCTCGCTGCTGATGGAGGGCACCCCGGTCCGTCTGTCGGGCCAGGACTCCCGCCGCGGCACGTTCGGCCAGCGCCACGCGGTCCTGGTGGACCAGAACACGGGCGAGGACTACACCCCGCTCCAGTACCTCTCCGAGGACCAGGCGCGTTACAACGTCTACGACTCGCTGCTCTCCGAGTACGCGGTCATGGGCTTCGAGTACGGCTACTCCCTGGCCCGTCCCGAGGCGCTGGTCCTGTGGGAGGCGCAGTTCGGCGACTTCGTCAACGGCGCCCAGACGGTCGTGGACGAGTTCATCTCGTCGGCGGAGCAGAAGTGGGCGCAGACGTCCGGCGTCACGCTGCTCCTCCCCCACGGTTACGAGGGCCAGGGCCCGGACCACTCCTCGGCCCGCCCGGAGCGGTTCCTCCAGCTCTGCGCCCAGAACAACATGACGGTCGCGATGCCGACCCTCCCGTCGAACTACTTCCACCTGCTGCGCTGGCAGGTCCACAACCCGCACCACAAGCCGCTGGTCGTCTTCACCCCGAAGTCGATGCTGCGTCTGAAGGCGGCGGCGTCGAAGGCGGAGGAGTTCACGACGGGCGGCTTCCGTCCGGTCATCGGCGACGCGTCGGTGGACCCGGCCGCGGTCCGCAAGGTCGTCTTCTGCAGCGGCAAGGTCTACTACGACCTCGACGCGGAGCGTCAGAAGCGCGGCGCCAAGGACACGGCGATCATCCGCATCGAGCGCCTGTACCCGATCCCGGGTGCCGAGCTCCAGGCCGAGATCGCCAAGTACCCGAACGTCGAGAAGTACCTCTGGGCCCAGGAGGAACCGGCGAACCAGGGCGCCTGGCCCTTCATCGCCCTCAACCTCATCGACCACCTGGACCTGGCGGTCGGCGCGGACATCCCGCACGGCGAGCGGCTGCGGCGGATCTCCCGCCCGCACGGCTCGTCTCCGGCGGTGGGTTCGGCGAAGCGGCACCAGGCCGAGCAGGAGCAGTTGGTACGGGAGGTGTTCGAGGCGTAAGTCTCGGGCGTACGCCTCTGAAGGGCGCCGTCCGGAGGGCCCGGCACTGAGTTCGTCTCGGGGCCGGGCCCTCCGACGTGTGCGGGCCCGTACGGGCGCGTGCGGGCGCGTGCGGCCGAAGGTCCGGCGCCGCATAACCTGGAGAGGTCAGAACTACGCCCCCAGGAGAGCATCCGTGTACTTCACCGACCGTGGCATCGAGGAACTGGAGAAGCGGCGCGGCGAGGAAGAGGTCACCTTCGAGTGGCTCGCCGAGCAGTTCCGTACGTTCGTCGATCTCAACCCGGACTTCGAGGTGCCGGTGGAGCGGCTGGCGACCTGGCTGGCGCGGCTGGACGACGAGGACGACGAGTAAGGGCGAGCGACGCCCGTTGACGAGGCAGGCCTCGAGGCCTGCCTCGCAGCTGCGCAGTCACCCCTCATGAGATCACCGGAACGGGTGTCTTGACTTTCCCTGACCGCGATATATCGTGAATAGCAGAAGACGCGATATGGCGCGATCAGTCTTGGCTCCTGTTGGCCGGTGACCGCTGTCGCGATGTTCCGCAACGTCCCGTTCGTTCGCGTCGAGGAGGTCAGCACCATGTCCGAGTGGTCAGTCGCCGAGCCCAAGAAGCTCACCTTCGATGACCCCGTGACGGAGCTCCATGTGCGACTCGTCAACGGAACGGTGAACGTCGTGGGGGTGGACGAGGGTTCCACCCGCCTCGAGGTGACCGAGATAGAGGGACCACCTCTCGTGGTGACCCACAAGGACGGCACCCTCACGGTTGCGTACGAGGACCTGCCGTGGAAGGGCTTCCTCAAGTGGCTCGACCGCAAGGGCTGGCGTCGCGGGGCGGTGGTCTCCCTGGCGATTCCGGCACATGCGCGCGTAGAGGTCGGCGTGGTCGGCGCCGCCGCCGTGGTCTCCGGGGTGGACGGGCCGACAGTGGTGAAGGGCGTCACGGGAGACACGACCCTCGTCGGCCTCTCCGGCCCCGTGCGCGCCGACACGGTCTCGGGGAACCTGGAGGCCCAGGCCGTCACCGGCGACCTGCGCTTCAACTCCGTCTCCGGTGACCTCACCGTCGTAGAGGGCTCGGGCTCCAGCGTGCGGGCGGATTCGGTGAGCGGCTCGATGATCGTCGACCTCGACACGGACAGCCCCACCGAGGTCAGGCTGAACAACGTCTCGGGGGAGATCGCCGTCCGGCTGCCGCACCCCGCGGACGCGGAGGTCGAGGTCGACACCGCGAGCGGCACCGTCTCCAACGCCTTCGACGACCTCCGGGTCAGCGGCCAGTGGGGCGCCCACAAAATCACCGGCCGCCTGGGCTCGGGCACCGGAAAGCTGAAGGCGACGACGGTCTCGGGTTCGATCGCGTTGCTGCGGAGGCCTCCCTCGGAGGACGAGCCATGGGACGCCGAGCCGAAGGACACCGGCACCGGCCCATCCGACGAGAGCCCCGCCGACTCCCCGTCCGACAGCCCGAACGACAAGAAGGGGCTCTGACATGTCTCCCGTCTTTGCCCACGGACGACTGCGGCTCTACCTCCTGAAGCTGCTGGACGAGGCGCCACGCCACGGCTACGAGGTGATCCGGCTCCTCGAGGAGCGCTTCCAGGGCCTGTACGCGCCCTCGGCCGGCACCGTGTACCCCCGCCTGGCCAAGCTGGAAGCCGAGGGCCTGGTCATCCACACCACCGAGGGCGGCCGCAAGGTGTACGCGATCACAGACGCGGGCCGCGCCGAACTGGCCGACCGCAGCGGCGAGTTGGCCGACCTGGAGCTGGAGATCCGCGAGTCGGTGGCGGAGCTTGCCGCCGAAATCAGGGCCGACGTACGGGGCGCGGCGGGAGACCTGCGCCGCGAGATGCGAGCGGCGGCGAGCGAGGCACGCCGGAGGCCCAACTCGGGCGGCGCCAAGGGGCGGCAGGGGGAGCACGAGGCCGCCTACGGGGACTCCACGGAGTACATGGAGAAGGAGGCATGGCGTACCGCGAAGGAGGAGATGCGCCGCGTCAAGCAGGAGTGGAAGGAACAAGCCAGGCGAGCGAAGGACGAGAGCCGACGGGCTCGCGAGGAGGCCCAGCGCGCACGCCGCCAGGCCAAGGAGGCCCAGGAAAGGGCGCGGGCCCAGGCCCAGGAACTCCAGCGCGTCGCCAAGCGCGTCCAGGACCAGGTACAGGACCACTTCGCACGGGGCGACTGGCCCACGGGCGTACGGGAGGGCCTGTCCGAACTCGCCAAGGAATTCGGCGAGTTCGGAAAGGACTTCGGCAAGGGCTTCGGGAAGGACGCAGGCCGGCCGGAGAGGGAGCGGACACCGGAGCCGGACTACACGGTCACCCCCGAGGACTTCCCCGCCGACTACGAACCCGCCTGGGCGCACGACGACTCGACCGGCGAACCCACCCGCGACCTCGACCGCCTCCTGGACCGCTTCCGCGACGACATCCGCGACGCGGCCCGCGACAACGGGGTGACGGAGGACCAACTGCGGGAGTGCCGCCGCCACTTGTCGACGGCGGCGGCACACATAGGGGTGGTACTGCGGCCCAAGGGCTAATGGGGCAGCCTCAGGGCTGAGCGGGGGGCTCTCAAGGGTGCGGCCGCCCGCGGAAGCTCCGGGCACCGTACCCCGGCCGCCCCTCGCCTCAGCCGGCCTTCGCCTCTCCCCCGCCATAGAGCACGCGCCGCAGTGACGCGTACGTCACCCCGTGGTCGGCCAGCACCTCCGCGGGGACGCCGGGGCGGGAGGTGAGGGCGATCAGGATGTGCTCGTCACCGATGTGCCGGTCCTTGTGAGCGATCGCGATGCGCAGGGACTCCGTAAGCAGATCCTTGGCGCCACGAGTGAAAGGACGATGACCGCCGATGAACCCGGACCACCACCCCTTGCCGCGCCCCTTGTCCTTCCCGTCGGACCCCAACGCGCCCACGCCATGGGCTTCTTCGACCCTGGAGACGATCTCCGAGAGGTCAACGCCGAGACCGGACAGGGCGTCCGCCTCGGCGCGCGACAGCCCACCCCGTCGCCGCGCCTCGGCCAGGGCCTCCTTCGCTGACTCTTTCTGACGGTCGAGCCCCAGGGAGGCGAGAGCGAACGACCCACGACTGCCCTCGCGGTCGAGCAGGGCCAGCAGCATGTGCTGTTCCTCAACCGTCTCCGCACCCATCCGCTCTGCGTGCTCGACCGCGCCCAGCACCACCGCGCGAACGTCCTTGGTGAACCGTTCGAACATCACTGCCTCCCGTACTTCTTGTGGACGGCCTGCCTGCTGACACCCAGTTCCGCGGCGATCTCCTGCCACGACCAACCCTGATTGCGCGCACTGCGCACCTGCACCGCTTCGAGCTGCTCCAGCAGCCGCCGCAAGGCGGAGACGGCCCGCAGCCCGATCCGCGGATCGCGGTCACCCGCGCGCTCGGCGAGATCTGTTGCTTCGGTCATGACGTCAACGTACGTTGACACACCCCTTGGCGTCAACCCTGGTTGACATCAAGGGGTGTGCAAGGAACAGGCATGGAGGCAGACGCGTCAGGAGGCGGGCTTGAGGACGATCTTCCCGAACTGCTCACCCGACTCCATCCGCTCGAACCCCTCACGGGCACGATCCAACGGCAGGACTTCATCGATGACAGGACGCACACCGGTCGCGGCACAGAAGGACAACAGGTCCTCGAGTTCGTCCTTCGTGCCCATCGTGGAGCCGACGACCTTGAGTTCGAGGAAGAAAATGCGGGTCAGTTCGGCGTGCGAGGGACGGTCGCCACTGGTGGCACCCGAGATGACGAGGGTGCCGCCGGGCTTGAGGGACTTGACGGAGTGGGACCAGGTGGCGGCACCGACGGTTTCGATGACCGCGTCCACGCGCTCCGGCAGCCGGGCGCCGGACTCCACGGCCTCCACGGCGCCCAGATCCACGGCCCGCTTACGCTTCGCCTCGTCGCGGCTGGTGGCGAAAACCCGCAGCCCCGCGGCCTTCCCGAGCACGATGGCGGCGGTGGCCACACCGCCTCCGGCGCCCTGTACGAGAACGGAGTCGCCGGGGCGTACGCCGGCGTTGGTGAAGAGCATGCGGTACGCCGTCAGCCAGGCGGTGGGCAGACAGGCGGCCTCCTCGAAGGAGAGCTCCTTGGGCTTCGGCAGTACGTTCCAGGCGGGTACGGAGACCTGTTCCGCGAACGTCCCCTGGTACCGCTCGGTGAGGATGGAGCGCGGCTCCTTGGGGCCGACGCCGTGTCCTGTCTGCCCGATCACGGAGTGCAGCACGACCTCGTTGCCGTCCTCGTCGACCCCGGCGGCGTCGCACCCGAGGATCATCGGCAACCGGTCCTCCGGGAGGCCCACGCCCCGTAGCGACCACAGGTCGTGGTGGTTCAGGGAAGCGGCCCTGACGTTCACGGTCGCCCAGCCGTCCCGAGCCACGGGGGCGGGCCGCTCGCCCAACTCCAGCCCGTTCAAGGGCTGATCCCGATCAATACGTGCAGCGTATGCAGCAAACATGTGCCGACCCTAACGGTCAGCAGTTCAGCGGGGCGCCCACGGGGGCGGTGGGTTCGGTGCGTGGGCGACTGCGGGTCCGTCGGGGCTGGTCAGTTCCCCAACCCCGCCCCTTCCCGGCTGTAACAATTTGCGGCTCCGCCGCGTGGGGGGGCTGCGCCCCCAGGCCCCTCTGCCTCCGGCCGGTGGGGCGCCTACCGCGGGTGGGTGGGCGGGTGGGTGCCTACCGGGGTGGGGGTGACAGTCGTGTCGCGGCTGCGGGTGCGTTGTGGCTGGTCGCGCAGTTCCCCGCGCCCCTAAAAGCAAAAGCCTGCGACTGCCCGCACCCTCGACGAGCACGCGAACCGAAACCCCCGTCCGGAAGGGGCCCGCGCCCGAGCAGCCCGCGGCCGGGAAGGCGCCCGCACCCGAGCATGCCCGCGGTCCGGAAGGCGCCCGCACCCGAGCAAGCCCGCGCCCCGGAAAGCCCGCCCGGAGGGAGCCCGCACCCCCACGGCCCCGCAGCCGCCCACGGCGGCAAGGGGACGGGGCGGGGGTGTGCGCCCGCAGCGGCCGGCGCGCCAACACCGGCACCCCCTACCAGCCAACAGCAACGCGCGCCGGTCCGAGGACGGACACCCCCGACGCGGCCCCGCACCCACCACCCACCCAAGCGGCGCGAGGCTGTGACATATGCGGCTCCGCCGCGTGGGCGCGACCAGCCACAACCGGGCCGTCAGCCGACAACGAACCCAACCGCCCAACCGCCGGAGGCACCCCGCGTGGGCGCGACCAGCCACAACGAGGCCGCCAGCCGACAACGAACCCAACCACCCAACCGCCGGAGGCAACGCCGGCGTCAACGCCGAGCGACACCCTCCGCCCGAGCGGCAGCGGCAACCGCCGCCGTGACCGCAGGAGCAACCCGCTCATCGAACGGCGACGGGATGACGTAATCCGCGGCAAGGTCGTCCCCGACGACCGCAGCCAACGCCTCGGCCGCCGCGATCTTCATCCCCTCCGTGATCCGAGACGCCCGCACCTGCAGCGCCCCCGCGAAGATCCCGGGAAACGCCAGCACGTTGTTGATCTGGTTGGGGTAGTCGGACCGCCCGGTCGCCACCACAGCCGCGTACTTGTGCGCGACATCGGGGTGCACCTCGGGATTCGGGTTGGCCATCGCGAACACGAACGCGCCCTCGGCCATGGAAGCGACGGCCGGCTCCGGAACCGTACCGCCGGACACCCCGATGAAGACGTCGGCGCCGGCGAGCGCGGCCTCCAACGACCCCGACAACCCGGCCTTGTTGGTCAGCGCGGCAAGTTCCCGCTTGACCGGCGTCAGATCGTCCCGGTCCTCGGACACGACACCCTTGCGGTCCGCGACCGCGACATCTCCAAGCCCCGCCTCGAGCAGGAACTTGGCGATGGCGACGCCGGCCGCCCCCGCACCGGAGATCACCGCACGGAGATCCCCGAGCGACCGCCCCGTCAGCCGAGCCGCATTCCTGAGGGCGGCCAGCGTGACGACAGCGGTCCCGTGCTGGTCGTCGTGGAAGACGGGAATGTCCACCCGCTCCTGCAGCCGCCGCTCGATCTCGAAGCACCGGGGCGCCGAGATGTCCTCGAGGTTGACCCCGCCGAAGGACGGCGCGAGGCGCACCACGGTCTCGATGATCTCGTCGACGTCCGTCGTAGCCAGAGCGATCGGCACCGCATCGACCCCGCCGAACTGCTTGAACAGGATCGCCTTGCCCTCCATCACGGGGAGGGAGGCCTCGGGGCCGATGTCGCCGAGGCCGAGCACGGCCGTGCCGTCCGTCACCACGGCCACCACGGAGGACTTCCACGTGTAGTCGTGGACGAGTTCCGGCTGCTCGGCGATGGCGCTGCACACCTTCGCGACGCCGGGCGTGTACGCGAGGGACAGGTCGTCCTTGTCCCGGACGGGAACGGTGGCCCGCACGGCCATCTTCCCGCCCCGGTGCAGGGCGAACGCCGGGTCGATGGAATCGAGAGGCTCGGCGCCGCCGTCCTGATCCGTACTGCCGTCGCTGCGAGGATTGACGATCTCCGCTGCCACTTGTTTTACCCCTTAAGTCTTGAACGGTTGAGGGTGTCCACTCCGGGTGAGGGGTGGGCGGGCACCGCGTATGTCCCTGATGTGACGGCTACGTACGGGTACGTACGGGCACATACGCGACGGGCGCGCCGCACACGCGCCCTGAGCCCCGGATGAGGGGTGTAAGGAACCTTCTTACCGGACGGACGCCGTCGCCGACGAGTCCATAACACCAAGGTCACATGACGCTGGCAGGAATTGTGCCCGTATACACAGACACATCCTGACAAGTCAGCAGGGCGCCGCAAGTGCGCAGAGGCGGCTGCTCGCATCGCGCGAAGCACCGAAGATCTTCCGGCCAGAAGGCGAAGAATCCGCACAAGATCCGGTCGCGATCGACCGGTCCGGCACGGGTCGGGGGTCACCCGTTATCCGATTTTGACATAGCGGGCACCCTGAGGGGATCCGTCCGAATGGCAAGATTGCCGTCATCACACGAGGTCGCGACACCCACAAAGGTGTGTGTTCTCGTCGACCCATCGGCACTCCACCCTTCCGCCGGAGGAATCACCATGACCGCAAGCTCCACCCGTCGTACGACCGCCGCGCGCTCCCGGATAGCCGCGGTCGGTGCGATCGCGGTCGCCGGCGCCCTGCTGCTCACGGGCTGCGGTGACCAGACCGAGAGCAGCAACTCGGACAGCACCGACACCTCCTCGGCGAAAGCGGCCCCACTGGCCGACAAGCTGCCGAAGGAGATCCGCGACGCGGGCGTCGTCAAGGTCGGTTCCGACATCGCGTACGCGCCGGTCGAGTTCAAGGACGACTCCGGCAAGACGGTCGGTATCGACCCCGACATCGCCGCTGCCATGGGCAAGCAGCTCGGCGTGAAGTTCGAGTTCGAGAACGGCACGTTCGACACGCTGATCACCGGTCTGCGTTCCGACCGGTACGACATCGCCATGTCCGCGATGACCGACACCAAGGACCGCCAGGAGGGCGTCGACTCCGAGACGGGCAAGAAGGTCGGCGAGGGCGTCGACTTCGTCGACTACTTCACAGCCGGTGTCTCGATCTACACCAAGAAGGGCGACGACCAGGGCATCAAGACCTGGTCCGACCTGTGCGGCAAGAAGATCGTTCTGCAGCGCGGCACGGTTTCCGAGGACCTCGCCAAGGCCGAGGCGAAGAAGTGCACCGGCGGCAAGACGATCACCATCGAGGCCTTCGACAACGACCAGCAGGCCCAGACCCGCCTGCGCGGTGGCGGCGCCGACGCCGGCTCCTCCGACTTCCCGGTCGCCGCGTACGCGGTGAAGACATCTGGCGGAGGCAAGGACTTCGAGCTCGTCGGCGAGCAGGTCGAGGCCGCCCCGTACGGCATCGCGGTCGCCAAGGACAACACCGAGCTGCGGGACGCGCTGAAGGCCGCCCTGGACGCGATCATCGAGAACGGCGAGTACGACAAGATCATCAAGAAGTGGGGCGTCGAGGACGGCGCTGTGAAGGAAGCCACCATCAACGGCGGCAAGTGACCGCGCGGCCGGCGGGCACTGAAAGGCAACACCCGTGACTGTTGACATCGACAAGACGGACGGACCGGCGGACACCCCGCCGGCCGGCCCGGAGGCCATCAAGGCCATCCCGGTCCGTCACTACGGACGGTACGTCTCCGCCGTCATCGCCCTCGCCCTGCTGGGCGGGGTCATCTACGCGTTCTCCCAGGGAAAGATCAACTGGGGTGCGATCCCGGACTACTTCTTCAACGACCGCATCCTCAGCGGCGTGGGCAACACGCTGCTGCTCACGGTGCTGTGCATGCTGATCGGCGTCGTCGGCGGCATCCTGCTGGCGGTGATGCGCCTGTCGAAGAACCCGGTCACCTCGTCCATCGCGTGGTTCTACATCTGGTTCTTCCGCGGCACCCCGGTCCTGGTCCAGCTGATCGTCTGGTTCAACCTGGGCCTGGTCTTCGAGTACATCAACCTCGGGCCGGTCTACAAGGACGAGTGGTCGCAGTTCATGACCCCGTTCCTGACGGCACTGCTGGGTCTCGGCCTCAACGAGGCCGCGTACATGGCGGAGATCTGCCGCGCCGGTCTCCTCTCGGTCGACGAGGGCCAGACCGAGGCCTCGCACGCGCTCGGCATGAGCCACGGCAAGACCCTGCGCCGGATCGTCGTCCCGCAGGCGATGCGCGTGATCGTGCCGCCCACGGGCAACGAGGTCATCAACATGCTGAAGACGACCTCGCTGGTGTCCGTGGTCCAGTACTCGGAGTTGCTCCGTGTCGCCCAGGACATCGGTCAGACCTCCGGCGCCCCGGCCGAGATGTTGTTCCTCGCCGCGGCCTGGTACCTGGTGCTGACCTCGGTCTTCAGCGTCGGCCAGTACTACCTGGAGCGGTACTACGCCCGCGGTTCCAGCCGCACCCTCCCGGACACACCGTTCCAGAAGATCAAGGCGAACATGCTGTCCCTGTCGAACCGTCCGTCGGCAGGAGGTGCCGCATGACCGCCATGGTGAAGGCCGAGGGCGTCCACAAGTCGTTCGGCCTGGTCGAGGTCCTCAAGGGCATCGACCTGGAAGTACAGTCCGGCGAGGTCTTCTGCCTCATCGGCCCGTCCGGCTCCGGCAAGTCGACCTTCCTGCGGTGCATCAACCACCTCGAGAAGATCAACGCGGGCCGTCTGTACGTGGACGGAGAGCTGGTCGGCTATCGCCAGAAGGGCGACAAGCTGTACGAGCTCAGGGACAACGAGGTCGCCCTGAAGCGCCGGGACATCGGCATGGTCTTCCAGCGTTTCAACCTGTTCCCGCACATGACGGCCCTCGAGAACATCATCGAGGCCCCCGTCCAGGTCAAGGGCGTCAGCAAGGCCCAAGCACGGGAGCGCGCGGGCCAGTTGCTGGAGCGGGTGGGCCTGGCGGACAAGGCCGGGACGTACCCGTCGCAGCTCTCCGGCGGCCAGCAGCAGCGCGTGGCGATCGCCCGTGCGCTGGCCATGGAGCCGAAGCTGATGCTCTTCGACGAGCCCACCTCGGCCCTCGACCCGGAACTGGTCGGCGACGTCCTCGACGTCATGCGTGACCTCGCCGAGTCCGGCATGACCATGATCGTCGTCACCCACGAGATGGGCTTCGCCCGCGAGGTCGGCGACAGCCTGGTCTTCATGGACGGCGGCGTGGTCGTCGAGTCGGGCCACCCCCGCGACGTACTGACGGATCCGCAGCACGAGCGGACGAAGTCGTTCCTGTCCAAGGTTCTCTGAAGGTCCTCTGACGGTACGTACGAGATGGGGCGGTACGGGATGCCCGTACCGCCCCTTACTCATGCGCTCGTCACTTGAGCGCGAGGACCAGCGCGTCCGAAGGTGAACGCCACACGGCCCGGGCCTCGGCGAAGCCCTTTTCGCGCAGCACGCGTGCGTGCCACTCGGCGGAGGGGGTGTCGCCGTCGGCGTGCTCCCCGTAAATCTCGAAGCGGCGGGCGGTCGGCTCGGCGAGTACCGGGTCCTGGGCGGCGAGCTGCCACCACTCGGTCCAGCCGAGTACGCCGGCCTCCTTGGCGCGGTTCATGCGCTCGTGCCGCTGCGCGCGCTCCGCCGCGTTGATCTGCGGGGTGGACTCGTCGATCATGTGGTCCGCGTTCATGAACACACCGCCGTCGCGGACGAGTTCCGCGACCTGACCGTAGAGGACCGCGAGGGGCTCGAGGTGCAGCCAATGGAGGGCGGTCGCGGTGAGGACGGCGTCGTACGAGTCGTACGGCAGCTTTGTCGTCCAGTCGGGGTCCTTCAGGTCGGCCGTCACGAACGTGACGCGGTCGTCGTCCGCGAAGGTGCCCTCGGCGATGGCCAGCAGCGCGGGGTCGAGGTCGACGCCGGTGCTGACGGCCTCCGGGAACCTTTTCAGGAGCCGGGCCGTGATACTTCCCGTACCGCATGCCAGGTCGAGTACACGCGGTGCGGGGCCGACCAGGGCTCCGACCATGTCGAGCATGACCCGGAAGCGTTCCTCACGATCCGGGAGGTACCACTCCTGCTGTGCGTCCCAGCTCGCTTGCCATGCAGGCCAGTCGGCTCCGGTCACGGTGGTCATGCAAGCCCCTCCCCTCCAGGAGTAATACCCTGGAATCACAGTCAGCCATTACTCGCTCGCATCACGACCATAGAGCGCCCTCGTAAGGACTACAAGTGGAACTGGCCTATTACTCGGACTACGCCGTACGTCTCGTCAACACCGAGGAACCGGCCCGGGGCAAGGACTCGCTCACCTCGGTCGAGGCCGTCCGCGACCTCTTCGGGGGCAACGCGTCGGCGGCCCGCCGCGCCACAGACGCGGACGTCACCCGTTTCAGGGGCGTACGGGCGCGGCTGCGGGCGGTCTTCGAGGCGGCGGACGGCGGCGACGAAACACTCGCCGTGGACCTGCTGAACTCGCTCCTCCTCGAATTCCCCGTCAGCCCGCAGATCTCCGGGCACGACTTCCGGGACGACGACGGCCGCCCGCTGTGGCACATGCACCTGGCGGACCATCCCTCGAACGCGACCGCCGGCTATGCCGCGATCGCCGCGATGGGCCTGGCCTTCCACCTCACCGAGTACGGCGTGGACCGCCTCGGCCTGTGCGAGGCCGCGCCGTGCCGCAACGCCTACCTCGACACCTCGACGAACCGTTCCCGGCGCTACTGCTCCGACCGCTGCGCGACCCGCGCCAACGTCGCCGCCTACCGCGCCCGCAAGCGCCTGGAGGCCGACCGGTCGGGGAACACCGGCCGCGCGGCCGAGAAC carries:
- a CDS encoding DUF6104 family protein encodes the protein MYFTDRGIEELEKRRGEEEVTFEWLAEQFRTFVDLNPDFEVPVERLATWLARLDDEDDE
- a CDS encoding DUF4097 family beta strand repeat-containing protein, with translation MSEWSVAEPKKLTFDDPVTELHVRLVNGTVNVVGVDEGSTRLEVTEIEGPPLVVTHKDGTLTVAYEDLPWKGFLKWLDRKGWRRGAVVSLAIPAHARVEVGVVGAAAVVSGVDGPTVVKGVTGDTTLVGLSGPVRADTVSGNLEAQAVTGDLRFNSVSGDLTVVEGSGSSVRADSVSGSMIVDLDTDSPTEVRLNNVSGEIAVRLPHPADAEVEVDTASGTVSNAFDDLRVSGQWGAHKITGRLGSGTGKLKATTVSGSIALLRRPPSEDEPWDAEPKDTGTGPSDESPADSPSDSPNDKKGL
- a CDS encoding PadR family transcriptional regulator, with translation MSPVFAHGRLRLYLLKLLDEAPRHGYEVIRLLEERFQGLYAPSAGTVYPRLAKLEAEGLVIHTTEGGRKVYAITDAGRAELADRSGELADLELEIRESVAELAAEIRADVRGAAGDLRREMRAAASEARRRPNSGGAKGRQGEHEAAYGDSTEYMEKEAWRTAKEEMRRVKQEWKEQARRAKDESRRAREEAQRARRQAKEAQERARAQAQELQRVAKRVQDQVQDHFARGDWPTGVREGLSELAKEFGEFGKDFGKGFGKDAGRPERERTPEPDYTVTPEDFPADYEPAWAHDDSTGEPTRDLDRLLDRFRDDIRDAARDNGVTEDQLRECRRHLSTAAAHIGVVLRPKG
- a CDS encoding Clp protease N-terminal domain-containing protein, encoding MFERFTKDVRAVVLGAVEHAERMGAETVEEQHMLLALLDREGSRGSFALASLGLDRQKESAKEALAEARRRGGLSRAEADALSGLGVDLSEIVSRVEEAHGVGALGSDGKDKGRGKGWWSGFIGGHRPFTRGAKDLLTESLRIAIAHKDRHIGDEHILIALTSRPGVPAEVLADHGVTYASLRRVLYGGGEAKAG
- a CDS encoding helix-turn-helix domain-containing protein, which produces MTEATDLAERAGDRDPRIGLRAVSALRRLLEQLEAVQVRSARNQGWSWQEIAAELGVSRQAVHKKYGRQ
- a CDS encoding zinc-binding dehydrogenase — encoded protein: MFAAYAARIDRDQPLNGLELGERPAPVARDGWATVNVRAASLNHHDLWSLRGVGLPEDRLPMILGCDAAGVDEDGNEVVLHSVIGQTGHGVGPKEPRSILTERYQGTFAEQVSVPAWNVLPKPKELSFEEAACLPTAWLTAYRMLFTNAGVRPGDSVLVQGAGGGVATAAIVLGKAAGLRVFATSRDEAKRKRAVDLGAVEAVESGARLPERVDAVIETVGAATWSHSVKSLKPGGTLVISGATSGDRPSHAELTRIFFLELKVVGSTMGTKDELEDLLSFCAATGVRPVIDEVLPLDRAREGFERMESGEQFGKIVLKPAS
- a CDS encoding NAD(P)-dependent malic enzyme, which codes for MAAEIVNPRSDGSTDQDGGAEPLDSIDPAFALHRGGKMAVRATVPVRDKDDLSLAYTPGVAKVCSAIAEQPELVHDYTWKSSVVAVVTDGTAVLGLGDIGPEASLPVMEGKAILFKQFGGVDAVPIALATTDVDEIIETVVRLAPSFGGVNLEDISAPRCFEIERRLQERVDIPVFHDDQHGTAVVTLAALRNAARLTGRSLGDLRAVISGAGAAGVAIAKFLLEAGLGDVAVADRKGVVSEDRDDLTPVKRELAALTNKAGLSGSLEAALAGADVFIGVSGGTVPEPAVASMAEGAFVFAMANPNPEVHPDVAHKYAAVVATGRSDYPNQINNVLAFPGIFAGALQVRASRITEGMKIAAAEALAAVVGDDLAADYVIPSPFDERVAPAVTAAVAAAARAEGVARR
- a CDS encoding ABC transporter substrate-binding protein, with the protein product MTASSTRRTTAARSRIAAVGAIAVAGALLLTGCGDQTESSNSDSTDTSSAKAAPLADKLPKEIRDAGVVKVGSDIAYAPVEFKDDSGKTVGIDPDIAAAMGKQLGVKFEFENGTFDTLITGLRSDRYDIAMSAMTDTKDRQEGVDSETGKKVGEGVDFVDYFTAGVSIYTKKGDDQGIKTWSDLCGKKIVLQRGTVSEDLAKAEAKKCTGGKTITIEAFDNDQQAQTRLRGGGADAGSSDFPVAAYAVKTSGGGKDFELVGEQVEAAPYGIAVAKDNTELRDALKAALDAIIENGEYDKIIKKWGVEDGAVKEATINGGK
- a CDS encoding amino acid ABC transporter permease, translating into MTVDIDKTDGPADTPPAGPEAIKAIPVRHYGRYVSAVIALALLGGVIYAFSQGKINWGAIPDYFFNDRILSGVGNTLLLTVLCMLIGVVGGILLAVMRLSKNPVTSSIAWFYIWFFRGTPVLVQLIVWFNLGLVFEYINLGPVYKDEWSQFMTPFLTALLGLGLNEAAYMAEICRAGLLSVDEGQTEASHALGMSHGKTLRRIVVPQAMRVIVPPTGNEVINMLKTTSLVSVVQYSELLRVAQDIGQTSGAPAEMLFLAAAWYLVLTSVFSVGQYYLERYYARGSSRTLPDTPFQKIKANMLSLSNRPSAGGAA
- a CDS encoding amino acid ABC transporter ATP-binding protein, with amino-acid sequence MTAMVKAEGVHKSFGLVEVLKGIDLEVQSGEVFCLIGPSGSGKSTFLRCINHLEKINAGRLYVDGELVGYRQKGDKLYELRDNEVALKRRDIGMVFQRFNLFPHMTALENIIEAPVQVKGVSKAQARERAGQLLERVGLADKAGTYPSQLSGGQQQRVAIARALAMEPKLMLFDEPTSALDPELVGDVLDVMRDLAESGMTMIVVTHEMGFAREVGDSLVFMDGGVVVESGHPRDVLTDPQHERTKSFLSKVL